From the genome of Streptomyces sp. NBC_01304:
CGGTCTGCGCATCGACCCCGCACCCGTCGACTCCGGCGTCACCTACCGGCTGGCCATCGAGCCCGGCGCACTGCCGATGGCCTTCAGGAAGGCCATCGAGGAGACGGTGCGGGAGACCCTGGCCCAGGGCCTGCACGGCTGGCGCGTCACCGACTGCGCCGTCACCCTCACCCACTCCGGCTACTGGCCGCGCCAGAGCCACTCCCACGCGGTGTTCGACAAGAGCATGTCGAGCACGGCCGGCGACTTCCGCCACCTGACACCCCTGGTCCTCATGAGCGCCCTGCGGCAGGCCGGAACCCGCGTCCACGAACCCATGCACCGTTTCCGCCTCGAGATTCCCGCCGACACGTATCCGTCGGTGCTGCCCGTCCTCACCGGACTGCGCGCCTTCGCGCAGCGCACGGAACTGCGGGGCGCGGTCCATGTCCTGGAGGGCGAGATCCCGGCCGCCCACGTGCACGACCTGGAGCAGCGGCTGCCGCCCCTCACCCGCGGCGAGGGCCTGCTGGAATCCGCCTTCTCGCACTACGCGCCCGTCCGCGGCCGGGCCCCGAGCAGGCCCCGCACCGACCACGACCCGCTGCACCGCAAGGAATATCTGCTGCGGGTCCAGCGGAAAGTGGAGGGCATCCGGAGCTCCGTGTGACAAAGGGTGCAGTGGCGGCGGCCTGCGTCGGCGGTGTCAGCGGCGTGTGAAAGGGTGTCCGAATTCATCCGAGGCAGCAGCACCCCCCAGGGGAGGGACGGTCATGAGCAAGCGTCAGATCAGCAAGATGTTCCAGCTCATGGCGAGCGGCGAGGCCGTCGAGCTCACCAGCCCGATGGCCTCGGTCAAGAAGCTCGCCAAGCTCGCGTTCATCGCGGAGCAGTTCGGCTATCAGTACGCGGACGCCACCCAGTCCGGCGGGCAGAACAACGCCCTGAAGATGCTGATCCTCCCCGACCAGAGCCCGGCGGCACAGCAGCGCGCGGCCCAGAACTGGGCGCAGTTCCCGCAGGCCGGCAGCGACGGCCCGCTGCCGCCCTTCCAGCCGGACGCGATGGAGTTGCTCAAGGCGCGGATCAACTTCGACCTGACCGGCAAGAGCGCCGAGAAGCGCATGATCTGGGGCGCCGTCGGCATCACCGCCGGCTCGGCGTACGGAGCGGTCAGCGCGGGTGACGGGGCGGTGTTCGTCATCGCCGCCTGGGCCGGGCTGATGGTGCTGCTCGGCGCCGGCTTCGTATGGACGCGCAAGCGCAACGCCAAGTTCGCGGCGCTGCTGCAGTCGGCGGGCTTCACCCCGGTCCCGGACGAGACCGGACGGGTACGTCTGGTGCCGCCGGGTGGCCAACTGCCGGGCCACGGAAACCCGTTCGGCGGCCCCGGACCGATTCCGCAGCAGGCGGCGCAGCCTCCGCAGCCCGCGTACCAGCAGCCCTACGGTGAGCCTCAGCAGCAGCCGTACGGGCAGGCGCAGCAGTCGTACGGTCAGCCTCAGTCACAGGGGTACGGTCCGCAGCAGGGGCAGCAGCCCCAGCAGCAGCCGTACGCCCAGCCCCAGCAGGGCCAACCGGGCCCCTACGCTCAGCCCCAACAGCCGTACGCCCAGCCTCAGCCGCCTTACCGGCAGCCCCCGTCCCAGGGGCAGCCGAATCCTTACCAGCCCCCGCAGTTCTGACCCGGCCCGCGCCCGCTCAGTCCGCGGACGCCGCCCAGCCCGCAGCCTCGATGCGGGCGGCGTCCGCGGGCCGGGCCTCGTCGAAGACGACCCCTGATCCGTCCTCGACCCGCAGCCCGTCGACGTACGCCCCGCGCCCCACGTACAACTGGTCCGTCGCATAACGCCAGCGCACCCGCACCCGTCTGCCGCGCCACGCGGCCAGGTCCGCGGTGAGCCGGTGCCACACCCGTCCCGCATAGCCGGTCGCCGATCCGGCCGGGTGCTCGACGGGGTCGTCGCCTGCGTGCACCGTCACGAAGGGCAGCGCCTGCCAGGTCGTGCCGTCGTCGCCCGACGCCTCCAGATACAGCAGGTCGGACGCGGGCTCCGTGTGCCACCACAACTGGCACCGCAGTCGGGTCGGTGCGCTGCCCGCCGCGAGTTCCAGCGCGGGCAGGGTCAGCGTGGCCGAGGTGGCGCCCGCCATGCCGGAGAACCAGGCGCGGCGCCCGCGCGCGGGACGTACCGGCACGGCCCGTGCGAGGTTGTTGGCGGCGGCCACGCGGGGCGCGGAGCCGGAGCGCCAACTGCGCACCGGGTGAACGGAGTTGCCGAGGATCACGAGGAACGAGTCGGTGGTCGGGTCGAGGACCAGCGAGGTGCCGGTGAAGCCGGTGTGGCCCGCGGTGCGCGGGGTGGCCATCGCGCCCATGTACCAGTGCTGGTAGAGCTCGAAGCCGAGGCCGTGCTCGTCGCCGGGGAAGTCCGTGTTGAAGTCGGTGAACATCAGCTCCACCGACTCCGGCTTCAGGATGCGGGCGCGTCCGTACGAGCCGCCGTTGAGCAGCGTCCGGCCGAGAACGGCCAGGTCCCAGGCGCAGGAGAAGACGCCCGCGTGCCCGGCGACCCCGCCGAAACTGAACGCGTTCTCGTCGTGCACCTCGCCCCACACCAGCCCGCGCTCCAGGCCCGACCAGGGCAGCCGGGCGTCCTCGGTGGCGGCGACCTTCGGCTTCCAGGAGGCGGGCGGGTTGTAGCGGGTGCGGCGCATCCCGAGCGGAGCGGTGATGTGGTCACGGAGCAGCGCGTCGAGCGGGTGTCCCGTGACCTTCTCCAGGACCAGCTGGAGGGAGATCAGATTGAGGTCGGAGTAGAGGTACTTGCTGCCCGGCGCGTTGAGCGGCGCCTCGTTCCAGATGAGCCGGAGCTTGCCCTCGCGCGTCGGCTCCTTGTAGAGGGGGAGCCAGGCCCGGAAGCCGGAGGTGTGGGTGAGCAGTTGACGGATCGTGACGTCCTGCTTGCCGGCCCCGCCGAACTCCGGCAGATACGCCGCGACCTTCTCCTCCAGCTCCAGCGCGCCCCGCTCCAGCTGCTGCACGGCGAGGATCGAGGTGAACAGCTTGGACACCGAGGCCAGGTCGTACACCGTGTCCTCGGCCGCCGCGATCTGCTGCTGCGGCGGGAACTCCACGGCCGTGTCGGTCTTCTCGTCGTACGCCGAGTAGCGCACGGCGTGACCGATCGGCTGGTGCAGCGCCACCGTGCCGCCGCGCCCCGCGAGCAGCACCGCGCCCGCGTACCACGGGTGCTTGGGGGAGGGGGCGAGGTATTTCTCCGCGTCGACGACCAACTGCCGCAGCTGGCCCGGCAACAGCCCGGCCCGCTCGGCGGAGCCGCGCCGCAGTGTCGGCCCGCCGCCGCCCGCGCCCTGCGGAGTTTGCGGTGCGGCCGCGGCGGGACCCGCCGGGAAGGGGACGAGGGCCAGGGCGCCGCCCAGGGCCAGGGCGCGGCCGGCGAGTTGGCGGCGGGTGATGGGCTCGGTCATGAAGGAGTCCTCCCCGGACGTCTCTGAAAGAATCTTTCGGGATCACGATCGGCAGATGAAACTTTCTTGCGGCGCCGAGGCCATGTCAACCCTCCCGGCCCGCGTGGCGCCCGCCCGCCCCCGAGTCCCGTACGCCCCAAAGAATCTGACGCTCCATCAGAAAATCTCTTCCATCGCGAGCGCCGCTTTGGCATCCTGCGCGCATGCAGACGGAGCTGAGCAAGAAACTGGGAGTCGAGCACGCCATCTTCGGCTTCACGCCGTTCCCCGCCGTGGCCGCGGCAATCACGCGGGCCGGCGGATTCGGTGTGCTCGGCGCGGTCCGCTACACGGCGCCCGACGACCTCAAACGCGACCTCGACTGGATGCAGGAGCACACGGACGGCAAGCCTTACGGGCTCGACGTCGTGATGCCCGCGAAGAAGGTCGAGGGCGTCTCCGAGGCCGATGTCGAGGCGATGATCCCGGCCGGGCACCGGGAGTTCGTACGCGAGACCCTCGCCAAGCACAACGTCCCCGAACTTCCCGAAGGCGAAGCATCCGGCTGGCGCATCACCGGGTGGATGGAGCAGGTCGCCCGCAACCAGCTGGACGTCGCCTTCGACTACCCGATCAAACTGCTCGCCAACGCGCTCGGCTCACCGCCCGCCGACGTGATCGAACGCGCCCACGCGCAGAACGTGTTGGTCGCCGCGCTCGCGGGCAGTGCCCGGCACGCCCGCAAGCACGCGGAGGCCGGCATCGACATCGTGGTGGCCCAGGGTTACGAGGCGGGCGGCCACACGGGGGAGATCGCCTCCATGGTGCTCACCCCCGAGGCCGTCGAGGCGGTCGCCCCGCTGCCGGTCCTCGCGGCGGGCGGCATCGGCAGCGGTGAACAGGTCGCGGCCGCAATGGCGTTGGGCGCCCAGGGGGTGTGGACCGGCTCCATCTGGCTGACCACCACAGAGGCCGACATGCACTCGCGCGCCCTCACCCAGAAGCTCCTCGCGGCGGGCTCCGGGGACACGGTGCGCTCCCGCGCCCTGACGGGCAAGCCCGCACGTCAGCTGCGTACGGAATGGACCGACGCCTGGGACGACCCGAGCGGCCCCGGCACCCTGCCCATGCCGCTGCAGGGGCTCCTCGTCGCCGAGGCGGTCTCGCGGATCCAGAAGTACGAGGTCGACCCGCTGCTCGGCACTCCGGTGGGCCAGATCGTCGGCAAGATGAACGAAGAGCTCAGCGTGCAGCAGGTGTTCGACAAGCTGACCAGCGGCTTCGAGCGTGCCATCGACCGCATCAACCGCATCGCCGGACGCGCCTGACCGCGCCGGACTTCCTACGAGCACCCCAATCGAGCCCTCATTCGAGCCTGAAGGAGCTGAGCCGACATGTCCCAAGCACCCAACGGTTTCTGGGCGCAGGCGACGGCAGACCCGGACCGTACGATCCTGATCGCCCCCGACGGCGAGGAGTGGACCGCCGGCCGGCTGCACGCCGCCGTCAACCAACTCGTGCACGGGCTGCGCGCCGCGGGCCTGGAGCGCGGTGACGCCTTCGCCGTGGTGCTGCCCAACGGCGTGGAGTTCTTCACCGCCTATCTCGCCGCCTCGCAGGCCGGCTTCTATCTGGTGCCGGTCAACCACCACCTGGTCGGACCCGAGATCGCCTGGATCGTCTCCGACTCCGGCGCCAAGGTGCTCATCGCCCACGAACGGTTCGCCGACGCGGCGACCTCGGCCGCCGACGAGGCGAAGCTGCCCGCGACCCACCGCTATGCCGTCGGCACGGTCGACGGCTTCCGCGCGTACGCCGAACTCCTCGACGGACAGCCCGAGTCGGCGCCCTCGGACCGCACCCAGGGCTGGGTCATGAACTACACCTCGGGCACCACGGGCCGGCCGCGAGGCATCCGCCGCCCGCTGTCCGGGAAGCTGCCCGAGGAGACGTACCTCGGCGGATTCCTCGGCATCTTCGGCGTGAAGCCGTTCGACGACAACGTCCACCTGGTGTGCTCACCGCTCTACCACACGGCCGTACTGCAATTCGCTGGTGCATCGCTGCACATCGGGCACCCCCTGGTCCTGATGGACAAGTGGACCGGCGAGGAGATGCTGCGCCTCATCGACACCCACAAGTGCACCCACACGCACATGGTGCCGACCCAGTTCCACCGCCTGCTCGCGCTCCCCGAGCAGGTGCGCGAGGCGTACGACGTGTCGTCGATGCGGCACGCGATCCACGGGGCCGCGCCCTGCCCGGACCACGTCAAGCGCGCCATGATCGAGTGGTGGGGCCAGTGCGTGGAGGAGTACTACGCGGCCAGTGAGGGCGGCGGCGCCTTCGCCACGGCCGAGGACTGGCTGAAGAAGCCAGGAACGGTCGGAAAGGCCTGGCCCATCAGCGAGTTGGCCGTCTTCGACGACGACGGCAACCGGCTGCCGCCGGGTGAGCTGGGCACCGTCTACATGAAGATGTCGACCGGCGGGTTCGCGTACCACAAGGACGAGGCCAAGACGAAGAAGAACCGCATCGGCGACTTCTTCACCGTCGGTGACCTCGGCATCCTCGACGAGGACGGCTATCTCTTCCTGCGCGACCGCAAGATCGACATGATCATCTCGGGTGGCGCCAACATCTACCCCGCCGAGATCGAGTCGGCCCTGCTCACCCACCCCGCCGTCGCCGACGCGGCCGCGTTCGGCATCCCGAACGACGACTGGGGCGAGGAGGTCAAGGCCGTCATCGAACCGGCCGAGGGGCAGGTGGCGGGCGATGCCCTGGCCGCCGAGATCCTCGCGCACTGCGAGAGCCAACTCGCCGGGTACAAGCGGCCCAAGACGGTCGACTTCATCGAGACGATGCCGCGCGACCCCAACGGCAAGCTGTACAAGCGGCGGTTGCGGGATCCGTACTGGGAAGGGCGCGAGCGGGCCGTCTGAGGCGCGGCTGTACGCAGGTGCCCGAGGGCCGGGGGTGACCCGGACCTCGGGCACCTGCACGTCGTCCTGCGTCCACCGCTGCCAACAGGCAGTACGAGAGGGGCAGTTGGTCATACCTCGGTACTACATCGGTACCGACCAGGGGCTGACGTGCGCAGATGGCGAGCGGCCTAGCGTTCTCGGCATGATCCGAACCCG
Proteins encoded in this window:
- a CDS encoding serine hydrolase; this translates as MTEPITRRQLAGRALALGGALALVPFPAGPAAAAPQTPQGAGGGGPTLRRGSAERAGLLPGQLRQLVVDAEKYLAPSPKHPWYAGAVLLAGRGGTVALHQPIGHAVRYSAYDEKTDTAVEFPPQQQIAAAEDTVYDLASVSKLFTSILAVQQLERGALELEEKVAAYLPEFGGAGKQDVTIRQLLTHTSGFRAWLPLYKEPTREGKLRLIWNEAPLNAPGSKYLYSDLNLISLQLVLEKVTGHPLDALLRDHITAPLGMRRTRYNPPASWKPKVAATEDARLPWSGLERGLVWGEVHDENAFSFGGVAGHAGVFSCAWDLAVLGRTLLNGGSYGRARILKPESVELMFTDFNTDFPGDEHGLGFELYQHWYMGAMATPRTAGHTGFTGTSLVLDPTTDSFLVILGNSVHPVRSWRSGSAPRVAAANNLARAVPVRPARGRRAWFSGMAGATSATLTLPALELAAGSAPTRLRCQLWWHTEPASDLLYLEASGDDGTTWQALPFVTVHAGDDPVEHPAGSATGYAGRVWHRLTADLAAWRGRRVRVRWRYATDQLYVGRGAYVDGLRVEDGSGVVFDEARPADAARIEAAGWAASAD
- a CDS encoding nitronate monooxygenase, with the protein product MQTELSKKLGVEHAIFGFTPFPAVAAAITRAGGFGVLGAVRYTAPDDLKRDLDWMQEHTDGKPYGLDVVMPAKKVEGVSEADVEAMIPAGHREFVRETLAKHNVPELPEGEASGWRITGWMEQVARNQLDVAFDYPIKLLANALGSPPADVIERAHAQNVLVAALAGSARHARKHAEAGIDIVVAQGYEAGGHTGEIASMVLTPEAVEAVAPLPVLAAGGIGSGEQVAAAMALGAQGVWTGSIWLTTTEADMHSRALTQKLLAAGSGDTVRSRALTGKPARQLRTEWTDAWDDPSGPGTLPMPLQGLLVAEAVSRIQKYEVDPLLGTPVGQIVGKMNEELSVQQVFDKLTSGFERAIDRINRIAGRA
- a CDS encoding acyl-CoA synthetase, producing MSQAPNGFWAQATADPDRTILIAPDGEEWTAGRLHAAVNQLVHGLRAAGLERGDAFAVVLPNGVEFFTAYLAASQAGFYLVPVNHHLVGPEIAWIVSDSGAKVLIAHERFADAATSAADEAKLPATHRYAVGTVDGFRAYAELLDGQPESAPSDRTQGWVMNYTSGTTGRPRGIRRPLSGKLPEETYLGGFLGIFGVKPFDDNVHLVCSPLYHTAVLQFAGASLHIGHPLVLMDKWTGEEMLRLIDTHKCTHTHMVPTQFHRLLALPEQVREAYDVSSMRHAIHGAAPCPDHVKRAMIEWWGQCVEEYYAASEGGGAFATAEDWLKKPGTVGKAWPISELAVFDDDGNRLPPGELGTVYMKMSTGGFAYHKDEAKTKKNRIGDFFTVGDLGILDEDGYLFLRDRKIDMIISGGANIYPAEIESALLTHPAVADAAAFGIPNDDWGEEVKAVIEPAEGQVAGDALAAEILAHCESQLAGYKRPKTVDFIETMPRDPNGKLYKRRLRDPYWEGRERAV